The following coding sequences are from one Virgibacillus necropolis window:
- a CDS encoding CoA-acylating methylmalonate-semialdehyde dehydrogenase — protein MTQTKVKTPKNYVGGEWVEAKSDKTEEVYNPATGEVIAHVPISSQEDVNNTVKIAAKAFQKWKEVPVPKRARILFKYQQLLVDQWDELAEIITIENGKSFKEAQGEVQRGIENVEFAAGAPSLMMGDNLPSIATGLESGTYRYPIGVIGGITPFNFPMMVPAWMFPMAIVTGNTFVLKPSERTPLLANRLAELLEEAGLPKGVFNIVHGAHDVVNGLLDHKDVAAISFVGSQPVAEYVYKRGTDNLKRVQALSGAKNHSIVLRDANLDNATSQIISAAFGSAGERCMAASVVAVEDSIADEFISLLNQKANELRIGNGMDEGVFLGPVIRDNHKERTLNYIETGENEGANLIRDGRKDKDVQRQGYFVGPTIFDNVTTEMKIWQDEIFAPILSIARVKDLDSAIELTNKSRFANGACIFTKDGGAVRQFRETVDAGMLGVNIGVPAPMAFFPFSGWKDSFYGDLHANGKDGLAFYTRQKVVTTRWV, from the coding sequence ATGACACAAACAAAAGTAAAAACACCGAAAAACTACGTAGGCGGAGAGTGGGTGGAGGCAAAATCTGATAAAACCGAAGAAGTATATAACCCGGCAACAGGAGAAGTGATTGCCCATGTACCCATTTCTTCCCAGGAAGATGTAAATAATACCGTGAAGATAGCTGCTAAAGCATTTCAGAAGTGGAAGGAGGTACCTGTTCCGAAACGCGCACGTATTTTATTTAAGTATCAGCAATTACTCGTCGATCAATGGGATGAATTGGCAGAAATTATAACCATTGAAAACGGAAAAAGTTTTAAAGAAGCCCAAGGTGAGGTTCAACGCGGGATTGAAAATGTTGAATTTGCAGCTGGTGCCCCGTCCTTAATGATGGGTGATAATTTACCATCGATTGCAACAGGACTCGAATCTGGGACGTATCGTTATCCAATAGGTGTAATCGGCGGGATTACGCCATTTAATTTTCCAATGATGGTTCCAGCATGGATGTTTCCGATGGCAATTGTTACGGGAAATACGTTCGTATTAAAACCATCTGAACGTACGCCACTCCTTGCAAATCGTTTAGCGGAGTTGCTTGAAGAAGCGGGTTTACCAAAAGGTGTATTCAATATCGTTCATGGTGCGCATGATGTGGTAAATGGACTGTTGGACCACAAAGATGTAGCAGCTATTTCATTTGTAGGTTCACAACCAGTTGCCGAATATGTTTACAAAAGAGGGACAGATAATTTAAAACGTGTCCAAGCACTTTCAGGGGCTAAAAATCATTCTATCGTTTTACGTGATGCTAACTTAGACAATGCAACTTCACAAATTATTAGTGCTGCATTTGGATCAGCAGGAGAACGCTGTATGGCAGCTTCCGTAGTTGCCGTTGAGGATTCCATTGCAGATGAATTCATTAGTTTACTTAATCAAAAAGCAAATGAACTGAGAATAGGAAACGGAATGGATGAAGGTGTATTCCTAGGACCGGTTATCCGTGACAATCATAAAGAACGTACGCTTAACTATATCGAGACTGGTGAAAATGAAGGAGCAAATCTGATTCGTGACGGGCGTAAGGATAAAGATGTTCAACGTCAAGGTTATTTTGTAGGTCCAACCATTTTCGATAATGTAACGACCGAAATGAAAATCTGGCAAGATGAAATCTTCGCACCTATTTTATCTATCGCAAGGGTGAAAGACCTTGATTCAGCAATTGAATTAACGAACAAATCACGTTTTGCAAACGGCGCATGTATCTTTACGAAAGACGGTGGCGCTGTAAGACAATTCCGTGAAACAGTTGATGCCGGGATGCTTGGGGTAAACATCGGTGTACCAGCTCCAATGGCATTTTTCCCATTCTCTGGCTGGAAAGATTCCTTTTATGGCGATCTACATGCCAATGGAAAAGATGGATTAGCATTCTATACACGTCAGAAAGTAGTTACTACTCGCTGGGTATAA
- a CDS encoding sodium:solute symporter family transporter, translating into MSTVTLYTWIGFAIFLVVMFALGYVSAKKTKSVSDFAIGGASMGPYVLGLSFAATYLSAATFLGYPGWSHDWGLSNLWLFLAMIGGGPIGVLMVAKRVRKLNTGQKSLSLPDWLGDFYKSDILRVGTGLILLFNIFYIAAQFVAGARIFQFLLGMSYTGGLIFIAAIVVLYVFAGGAFADIYTDAVQAVMMAIAGVFVFVSGIVIFWKGSITATFTGITQKLAAQDGNLVEVFNPDSTHFYSIGVVTGAIVIQWAFASAPHLFNKVLGLKSEKDLGKMILTYVITATFCLVVLFGGLYSRAALGDNIVAADLALMEYAVWAFPAIIVAILGVVILAAAMSTTDGLFVSISTVFANDIFLKVLVKRGIVNVSDQKAQKIALQISRMTVPLVGLIAFLIVLKPPLYMGAVMWIGISGVAAGTMGPILYAVYAKKKAPARAAELSMVVGLLSYLIIYFGGIIPSTMTAGAIATFIGIATIIILARILKEPQAAKMEKVEEKSLKAN; encoded by the coding sequence ATGAGTACTGTAACATTATATACATGGATAGGTTTTGCTATATTTTTGGTTGTTATGTTTGCCCTTGGTTATGTGAGTGCCAAAAAGACAAAAAGTGTTAGCGACTTTGCCATTGGCGGTGCAAGTATGGGACCATATGTACTCGGCTTATCTTTTGCGGCAACTTATTTAAGTGCTGCCACATTTCTTGGGTATCCAGGTTGGTCCCATGATTGGGGACTTTCAAACCTTTGGCTGTTTTTGGCAATGATTGGTGGAGGACCAATCGGGGTATTAATGGTAGCCAAAAGGGTTAGAAAATTAAATACGGGGCAAAAATCTCTTTCATTGCCAGACTGGTTGGGTGATTTTTACAAAAGTGATATATTGCGGGTTGGAACAGGATTAATTTTGCTCTTTAATATTTTTTATATTGCAGCACAATTTGTTGCAGGTGCACGAATTTTTCAATTCTTGCTGGGTATGTCTTATACAGGTGGGTTAATATTTATTGCAGCAATCGTTGTCCTTTACGTCTTTGCTGGTGGGGCGTTTGCTGATATATACACAGATGCTGTCCAAGCTGTCATGATGGCCATCGCTGGTGTGTTTGTGTTTGTTTCTGGAATCGTCATTTTCTGGAAAGGAAGCATTACCGCAACATTTACCGGCATTACACAAAAATTGGCGGCACAGGATGGTAATTTAGTAGAGGTATTTAATCCGGACTCAACACACTTTTATTCTATCGGTGTTGTAACTGGGGCAATTGTTATCCAGTGGGCGTTTGCCTCAGCACCCCACTTGTTCAACAAAGTTCTCGGATTGAAAAGTGAAAAGGATCTTGGAAAAATGATTTTGACCTATGTTATCACAGCTACATTCTGTCTTGTTGTTCTCTTCGGGGGATTGTATAGCAGGGCAGCGCTTGGCGATAATATTGTTGCCGCTGATCTGGCACTAATGGAATACGCGGTTTGGGCTTTCCCAGCCATTATTGTAGCAATTTTGGGAGTTGTTATTCTCGCTGCTGCCATGTCAACAACAGACGGTTTATTTGTTTCTATTTCGACCGTATTTGCCAATGATATTTTTTTGAAAGTCTTAGTCAAACGGGGAATTGTCAATGTTAGTGATCAGAAAGCACAGAAGATAGCGCTGCAAATCAGCCGCATGACGGTCCCGTTGGTTGGTTTGATTGCATTTTTAATCGTGCTAAAGCCACCTTTATATATGGGAGCTGTTATGTGGATTGGGATCTCCGGTGTAGCTGCAGGAACGATGGGTCCAATTCTGTACGCTGTCTATGCAAAGAAAAAAGCCCCAGCAAGAGCGGCAGAACTGTCGATGGTTGTTGGTCTGCTCTCCTATCTTATTATCTATTTTGGCGGGATAATTCCAAGTACGATGACAGCAGGAGCAATCGCAACCTTTATTGGTATCGCTACGATTATTATCTTAGCTCGTATTTTAAAGGAACCGCAAGCTGCTAAGATGGAAAAAGTTGAAGAAAAGAGTTTAAAAGCAAATTAA
- a CDS encoding LLM class flavin-dependent oxidoreductase encodes MMAKQIHLNGFIQNSPSPHSTGLWKHEKDQGTNHNSLSYWIEAAQTLERGKFDALFIADVLGTYSVYENSHHAAAKSAVQLPAHDPLIPISAMAAVTEHLGFAPTISATYAQPYALARQLSTLDHLTGGRVAWNVVTSYLESEAVNLGLSERLPKELRYDRADEFLEVVYKLWEHSWENDAVVHDKESDTFANPDKVHLINHIGKFFNVPGPHLVEPSPQRTPVLFQAGASPKGKDFAAKHAEAVFTKNHSLDALKQYTADIRKRTKLQGRNPNDVRIFPMILPIIGSTEEEAYANYEDLTNHVSYEGTASLLSGHTGIDFSNYDPDQYIEDMETEAVQGNLDMYAKDPNKKWTLREAIKNHGLGNGTVKFIGTPEQIADKIEEWASEGDADGFNIAQTYSPGTLREFVDYVVPELQKRGIYRTEYEGKTLRENMFGKGHVHLPDNHPAKKLGIVQTQ; translated from the coding sequence ATGATGGCAAAACAGATTCATTTAAATGGATTTATCCAAAATTCGCCTTCCCCACATTCAACGGGATTGTGGAAACATGAAAAGGATCAAGGTACAAATCATAACAGTTTATCGTATTGGATAGAAGCAGCACAAACTCTGGAACGGGGAAAATTTGATGCTTTATTTATCGCAGATGTACTTGGGACATACAGCGTTTATGAAAACAGCCATCATGCTGCTGCAAAAAGTGCTGTACAGCTTCCAGCCCATGATCCGCTGATTCCAATTTCAGCCATGGCAGCAGTGACTGAACATCTGGGTTTTGCGCCGACAATATCCGCTACATATGCACAACCTTACGCATTGGCACGTCAGCTTTCGACGCTTGACCATTTAACAGGAGGTAGAGTCGCTTGGAATGTGGTGACATCGTATCTAGAAAGTGAAGCAGTTAATCTTGGGCTTTCTGAGCGGTTACCAAAAGAACTTAGATATGACCGGGCAGATGAATTTCTGGAAGTCGTCTATAAGCTATGGGAACACAGCTGGGAAAATGATGCCGTTGTTCATGACAAAGAAAGTGATACATTTGCTAATCCTGATAAGGTTCATTTGATCAACCATATAGGCAAGTTTTTCAATGTACCAGGTCCTCATTTGGTTGAACCATCGCCTCAGCGTACGCCTGTTCTGTTTCAAGCGGGGGCTTCTCCAAAAGGAAAAGATTTCGCTGCCAAACATGCGGAGGCTGTTTTCACAAAAAATCACTCGCTGGATGCATTAAAGCAATATACTGCGGATATTCGTAAACGGACGAAGCTGCAGGGGAGAAATCCGAATGATGTGCGCATCTTCCCAATGATTCTGCCGATTATCGGTTCAACCGAGGAAGAAGCGTATGCTAACTACGAAGATTTGACCAATCATGTTAGCTATGAAGGAACGGCATCACTCCTATCTGGCCATACGGGTATTGACTTTTCCAACTATGATCCTGATCAATACATTGAGGATATGGAGACAGAAGCGGTTCAGGGGAATCTGGATATGTATGCAAAAGATCCGAATAAAAAATGGACATTGCGAGAAGCCATTAAAAATCATGGTCTCGGCAATGGAACCGTGAAGTTTATCGGCACACCGGAACAAATTGCCGATAAGATTGAGGAATGGGCGAGTGAGGGCGATGCGGATGGCTTCAATATTGCCCAGACTTATTCGCCAGGCACATTACGAGAGTTTGTTGATTATGTCGTGCCTGAACTGCAAAAACGGGGGATTTATCGGACGGAATATGAAGGAAAGACATTAAGAGAAAACATGTTTGGAAAAGGACATGTCCACTTGCCGGATAATCATCCTGCAAAAAAACTCGGCATCGTTCAAACTCAATAA
- a CDS encoding putative holin-like toxin gives MTVFETLVLMISFGTLMVAVLSDHKK, from the coding sequence ATGACAGTATTTGAAACGCTTGTCCTCATGATTTCCTTTGGAACATTAATGGTTGCAGTATTGTCAGACCATAAAAAATAA
- a CDS encoding helix-turn-helix domain-containing protein — translation MKKITIELSEEAYDQLKEITDLENLINRHRDKNRRDNYKIEEFVIGCIVDKIEQIKHFELVNPFIENNAQPVIKNRFKEIAKDKNIYIKDVADQLNMLPPNISKIFNNASQPRLELFIKIWIVLGCPPLHKCISLEEDEG, via the coding sequence ATGAAAAAGATAACGATCGAACTAAGCGAAGAGGCATATGATCAACTAAAAGAAATCACAGATCTGGAAAATTTGATTAATCGACATAGGGATAAAAATAGACGTGATAATTATAAAATTGAGGAATTTGTCATTGGTTGTATTGTGGATAAAATAGAACAAATAAAACATTTTGAGTTAGTTAACCCATTCATAGAAAATAATGCTCAACCTGTTATTAAGAATCGGTTTAAAGAAATTGCTAAAGATAAAAATATTTATATAAAAGATGTTGCTGATCAATTGAACATGCTGCCGCCAAATATAAGCAAGATATTTAACAATGCCTCACAACCACGATTAGAGTTATTCATTAAAATCTGGATTGTGCTTGGCTGCCCACCATTACATAAATGTATTTCCCTGGAAGAAGATGAAGGTTAG
- a CDS encoding dicarboxylate/amino acid:cation symporter, with the protein MKLTAKILIGLGLGAVVGLALHFLAPDLFDTLDAYFFGPLGTIFLNLIKMLVVPIVFFSITLGVAALGDPKKLGRIGTKTVAFFLATTTIALIIAIGFAYLFEPGNTGIDPSGAEYESEEAPSVVETFTSIIPTNPLQSMVEGNMLQIIAFSIFIGFALTMLGKKVEAVTRVIEQGNEIMMFLVNLIMRFAPYGAFGLLASAIGQMGLDGAMAMAAYMLVVLLALFIHAFVVYGSAVFFLGKMNPLRFFKGFFPAATVGFSTSSSSSTLPVSMKVAQENLGVPKSISGFVQPLGATINMDGTAIMQGVATVFIAQVYGTDLSFTQLIMVVVTAVLASIGTAGVPGVGLIMLAMVLNQVSLPVEGIALIIGIDRLLDMTRTAINITGDAACAVCVAESEKKHGLPEEVPETDISHVK; encoded by the coding sequence ATGAAATTAACAGCAAAGATTTTGATTGGACTCGGTCTCGGAGCTGTCGTCGGTTTAGCTTTACATTTCTTAGCGCCGGACTTATTTGACACGTTGGATGCCTACTTTTTTGGTCCGCTTGGAACAATCTTTCTGAATTTAATTAAAATGCTAGTTGTTCCTATCGTGTTTTTCTCAATTACTTTAGGTGTAGCTGCACTGGGTGATCCGAAAAAATTAGGACGTATAGGTACGAAAACGGTGGCCTTTTTCTTGGCAACTACAACCATCGCTCTCATAATAGCAATTGGTTTTGCTTATCTTTTTGAACCCGGAAACACAGGAATTGATCCATCTGGGGCAGAATACGAAAGTGAGGAAGCTCCTTCAGTTGTTGAAACGTTTACAAGTATCATCCCTACGAACCCCCTCCAGTCAATGGTTGAAGGGAATATGCTGCAAATTATTGCCTTTTCTATCTTTATCGGTTTTGCATTGACGATGCTTGGTAAAAAGGTAGAGGCCGTAACGAGGGTAATTGAACAAGGAAATGAAATTATGATGTTCCTTGTAAATTTAATTATGCGCTTCGCTCCATACGGTGCCTTTGGATTATTAGCTTCTGCCATCGGCCAAATGGGACTTGATGGTGCAATGGCGATGGCTGCCTATATGCTTGTCGTCTTACTCGCATTATTTATACACGCGTTTGTCGTCTATGGAAGCGCTGTTTTCTTTCTCGGTAAGATGAATCCGCTTCGCTTCTTTAAAGGCTTCTTCCCTGCAGCAACGGTTGGATTTAGTACATCGAGCAGTAGCTCAACACTGCCAGTTTCCATGAAGGTAGCCCAGGAAAACTTAGGAGTACCGAAATCAATCAGTGGTTTTGTCCAGCCATTAGGTGCCACTATTAATATGGATGGAACAGCTATTATGCAAGGTGTAGCAACGGTTTTTATTGCCCAAGTATACGGCACTGATTTATCGTTCACACAACTAATCATGGTTGTCGTTACGGCTGTATTAGCTAGTATTGGTACGGCAGGTGTTCCAGGTGTAGGACTTATCATGCTTGCGATGGTTCTTAACCAAGTATCCCTCCCAGTTGAAGGGATTGCACTCATTATCGGGATCGACCGTTTATTGGACATGACACGTACAGCTATCAATATTACGGGTGATGCTGCATGTGCTGTCTGTGTCGCAGAATCCGAGAAAAAACATGGTTTACCTGAAGAGGTGCCAGAAACGGATATTAGTCATGTTAAATAA
- the groL gene encoding chaperonin GroEL (60 kDa chaperone family; promotes refolding of misfolded polypeptides especially under stressful conditions; forms two stacked rings of heptamers to form a barrel-shaped 14mer; ends can be capped by GroES; misfolded proteins enter the barrel where they are refolded when GroES binds): protein MAKEIKFSEDARRAMLRGVDTLADAVKVTLGPKGRNVVLDKKFGSPLITNDGVTIAKEIELEDHFENMGAQLVSEVASKTNDVAGDGTTTATVLAQAMIREGLKNVASGANPVGVRRGIEKAVELAVRELQSISKPIESKESIAQVAAISSGDDEVGNLIAEAMERVGNDGVITIEESKGFNTELEVVEGMQFDRGYSSPYMVTDQDKMEAILEDPYILITDKKIGNIQEVLPVLEQVVQQGKPLLLVAEDVEGEALATLVVNKLRGTFNAVAVKAPGFGDRRKAMLEDLATLTGAEVITEDLGLDLKSTTIEQLGRASKIVVTKDTTTVVEGSGNPEAISSRVAQIRAQAEESTSEFDKEKLQERLAKLAGGVAVIKVGAATETELKERKLRIEDALNSTRAAVEEGIVAGGGTALVNVYKQVSELNLTGDEATGANIVRRALEEPVRQIAHNAGLEGSIIVERLKGESVGVGFNAASGEWVNMVEAGIVDPTKVTRYALQNAASVAAMFLTTEAVVADLPEESAGGAGGGMPDMGGMGGMGGMM, encoded by the coding sequence ATGGCTAAAGAAATTAAATTTAGTGAAGACGCTCGCCGAGCAATGTTACGCGGTGTAGATACATTAGCAGATGCGGTAAAAGTAACACTTGGGCCAAAAGGTCGCAACGTTGTTTTAGATAAAAAATTCGGTTCACCTTTAATTACAAATGATGGTGTAACAATTGCAAAAGAAATTGAACTAGAAGATCATTTCGAAAATATGGGTGCACAGCTTGTATCTGAAGTAGCATCAAAAACAAATGATGTTGCTGGTGATGGTACAACAACTGCAACTGTGTTAGCACAAGCAATGATCCGTGAAGGACTTAAAAACGTTGCATCTGGAGCAAACCCAGTTGGCGTTCGTCGTGGAATTGAAAAGGCTGTAGAACTTGCAGTAAGAGAACTTCAATCTATTTCAAAACCTATCGAAAGCAAAGAATCTATTGCACAAGTTGCAGCTATTTCATCAGGTGATGATGAAGTAGGTAACCTTATTGCAGAAGCAATGGAACGTGTTGGTAATGATGGTGTTATCACAATTGAAGAGTCAAAAGGCTTTAACACGGAACTAGAAGTTGTTGAAGGTATGCAATTTGACCGTGGCTATTCTTCTCCATACATGGTTACTGACCAAGATAAAATGGAAGCAATACTAGAAGATCCATATATTTTAATCACAGATAAGAAGATTGGTAACATCCAAGAAGTATTACCAGTATTAGAGCAGGTAGTACAACAAGGTAAACCACTTCTATTAGTAGCTGAAGATGTTGAAGGTGAAGCACTTGCAACACTAGTTGTGAACAAGCTTCGCGGAACATTTAATGCAGTTGCAGTAAAAGCTCCTGGATTTGGTGATCGTCGTAAAGCAATGCTTGAAGACCTTGCTACATTAACAGGCGCTGAAGTAATCACAGAAGATCTAGGACTTGATCTTAAGAGTACTACAATTGAACAACTAGGTCGCGCATCTAAAATTGTTGTTACAAAAGATACAACAACAGTAGTAGAAGGATCTGGTAACCCAGAAGCAATTTCTTCTCGTGTAGCACAAATTCGTGCACAAGCTGAAGAATCTACTTCTGAATTTGATAAAGAAAAATTACAAGAACGTCTTGCTAAACTAGCAGGCGGTGTAGCAGTCATCAAAGTTGGTGCTGCAACTGAAACAGAATTAAAAGAGCGTAAATTACGTATTGAAGATGCATTAAACTCTACTCGCGCAGCTGTCGAAGAAGGTATCGTAGCTGGTGGTGGTACTGCTCTAGTAAACGTCTACAAACAAGTAAGTGAATTAAATCTAACTGGTGACGAAGCTACTGGTGCTAACATCGTACGCCGTGCTCTTGAAGAACCAGTTCGCCAAATTGCACACAACGCTGGCCTTGAAGGTTCTATTATTGTAGAACGTCTTAAAGGTGAAAGTGTTGGTGTCGGATTCAACGCAGCATCTGGCGAGTGGGTAAACATGGTTGAAGCTGGTATCGTTGATCCAACAAAAGTAACTCGTTACGCACTACAAAACGCAGCATCTGTGGCAGCAATGTTCCTAACTACAGAAGCTGTAGTAGCAGATCTTCCAGAAGAAAGTGCTGGCGGTGCAGGTGGCGGAATGCCTGACATGGGCGGTATGGGTGGAATGGGCGGCATGATGTAA
- the groES gene encoding co-chaperone GroES, which produces MIKPLGDRVVIELVEQEEKTASGIVLPDSAKEKPQEGKIVAVGSGRVADNGEKIALEVSEGERIIFSKFAGTEVKYDGTEYLILRENDILAVVSQ; this is translated from the coding sequence ATGATTAAACCACTAGGAGATCGTGTTGTAATCGAGCTTGTTGAACAAGAGGAAAAAACTGCAAGCGGTATTGTACTTCCAGACTCTGCAAAGGAAAAGCCACAAGAAGGTAAGATTGTTGCAGTAGGATCTGGTCGTGTAGCAGATAACGGAGAAAAAATTGCACTTGAGGTTTCTGAAGGAGAGCGCATTATTTTCTCAAAATTTGCTGGTACAGAAGTGAAATATGATGGTACAGAATACTTAATTCTTCGTGAAAATGACATCTTAGCTGTTGTTAGCCAATAA
- a CDS encoding CPBP family intramembrane glutamic endopeptidase yields the protein MTKRYWYVILTYIIMQFSGIVFAPLLFATLPISEFQAVIYWTIFSFAAGLVVILLIMKPYMKVPATRDAAKPGAIVLWSIVGVFMAYFAQYIASIIEIQILGIQPGSANTEMIIDITRAAPIFMVIPAIIAPIVEEVIFRKIIFGSFYKKMNFFLAALLSALIFGIIHGEPEHILIYGSMGFVFAYLYVKTKRILVPIIVHMTLNSISVLVQFSLSPEDIEKMQKQLEQMQMILIGG from the coding sequence TTGACCAAGCGTTATTGGTATGTCATTCTCACCTATATTATTATGCAATTTTCTGGGATAGTTTTTGCGCCACTTTTATTCGCAACCTTACCTATTAGTGAATTCCAAGCTGTTATATACTGGACAATCTTTAGCTTTGCAGCCGGACTAGTTGTCATTCTTTTGATTATGAAACCGTACATGAAAGTACCAGCTACACGTGACGCTGCAAAGCCTGGTGCAATTGTTCTATGGTCTATAGTTGGTGTGTTCATGGCCTACTTTGCCCAGTACATTGCAAGTATTATTGAAATACAGATATTAGGTATTCAACCCGGTTCTGCAAACACCGAAATGATCATTGACATTACACGTGCAGCACCTATATTTATGGTCATACCAGCTATAATAGCACCTATTGTAGAAGAAGTTATTTTCAGAAAGATCATTTTTGGAAGCTTTTATAAAAAAATGAATTTCTTCTTAGCGGCTTTACTATCTGCGTTGATTTTTGGAATCATTCATGGAGAACCTGAACATATTCTTATCTATGGTTCAATGGGATTTGTGTTTGCTTACCTTTATGTGAAAACAAAACGCATTCTTGTTCCGATTATCGTCCATATGACATTAAACTCCATATCTGTACTTGTTCAATTTTCGTTATCACCAGAGGACATAGAAAAAATGCAAAAACAGCTCGAACAAATGCAAATGATTTTAATTGGGGGCTAA
- a CDS encoding YdiK family protein, whose protein sequence is MAIQSSGETGWNSITVVFAIIATLDFYVGLRLIRNYRHNKKTKE, encoded by the coding sequence ATGGCCATTCAAAGTTCAGGAGAAACCGGTTGGAATTCCATCACAGTGGTATTTGCAATAATAGCTACACTTGATTTTTACGTGGGGTTAAGACTTATACGAAATTATAGACATAACAAAAAAACTAAGGAGTAG
- a CDS encoding ZIP family metal transporter has translation MGTAWIIGAFASALGIGVGGALAWIMKGFQQGFVFIYSLCTGLIMGLLFLEMIPESIELGGWTVLAFGLAAGLLLFIYIHRFMGKITIITDNHQKDIFVRSGVLLTMSIAIHNFPVGIALGSTIGTDIGNLMLTTLVLHNIPEGIIIFTPLFLAGFGFLTFLLFTIIIALPIAAGSLLGQLFDSGIPSLLAFIINLAIAVIFMVAVKEIFWGAVKNSTVVYCSIIGMFGFGIIYLYVTLIN, from the coding sequence ATGGGTACTGCATGGATTATTGGGGCTTTCGCATCTGCTTTAGGAATTGGAGTAGGAGGTGCACTTGCATGGATTATGAAAGGGTTTCAGCAAGGTTTTGTTTTTATCTACTCATTATGTACAGGGCTAATTATGGGATTGTTATTTCTTGAAATGATTCCAGAAAGTATAGAGTTAGGTGGATGGACTGTTCTAGCTTTCGGTTTAGCGGCAGGATTGCTGCTGTTTATATATATTCATCGTTTTATGGGTAAAATTACGATCATTACCGATAATCATCAAAAGGATATCTTTGTTCGTTCTGGTGTACTTTTAACAATGAGTATAGCGATTCATAATTTTCCTGTTGGCATTGCACTTGGATCAACTATAGGAACAGATATTGGGAATTTAATGTTAACAACTCTTGTGTTACATAACATTCCAGAAGGGATTATCATTTTCACACCCTTGTTTTTAGCTGGATTCGGATTTCTTACTTTTTTGCTATTCACAATAATCATAGCACTTCCTATTGCCGCAGGGTCTTTGTTAGGACAACTTTTTGATAGTGGAATCCCGTCATTGCTCGCGTTCATTATAAATCTTGCTATTGCCGTCATTTTTATGGTTGCAGTAAAGGAGATTTTTTGGGGAGCGGTTAAAAATTCAACTGTAGTATATTGCTCTATTATAGGGATGTTTGGGTTCGGGATTATTTATTTATACGTAACTTTAATAAACTAA
- a CDS encoding ArsR/SmtB family transcription factor, with the protein MEEQEKKEKVNTKDLDEETLFVVSQTFKALGDPTRIRILHLLFHKEYSVNDIAENLHLRQSTVSHQLRFLKNLRLVKYRREGTTLFYSHDDEHVMNMLKQTIDHACHS; encoded by the coding sequence ATGGAAGAACAAGAAAAGAAGGAAAAAGTGAATACTAAGGATTTAGATGAGGAAACATTATTTGTTGTATCTCAAACATTCAAAGCGTTAGGTGATCCGACCAGAATTCGAATTCTTCACTTGCTATTTCATAAAGAGTATTCCGTAAATGACATTGCAGAAAATTTACACCTTAGACAATCGACCGTTTCTCATCAATTACGTTTCTTAAAAAATTTACGGCTAGTAAAATATCGTCGAGAAGGTACAACTTTATTTTATTCTCATGATGATGAGCATGTTATGAATATGTTGAAGCAAACAATCGACCACGCCTGCCATAGCTGA